A single Brassica rapa cultivar Chiifu-401-42 chromosome A04, CAAS_Brap_v3.01, whole genome shotgun sequence DNA region contains:
- the LOC103864972 gene encoding glutathione S-transferase U2, whose protein sequence is MAKKEESVKLLGFWISPFSRRVEMALKLKGVPYEYLEEDLPKKTPLLLELNPVHKKVPVLVHNDKILSESHVILEYIDQTWSNNPILPQDPYEKAMARFWAKFVDEQILPAGFMPLVKPKKGIEVAIEETRELIMFLEKEVTGKDFFGGETIGFLDMVAGTMIPFCLVRAWECMGIDMISEEKFPGLSRWIKKLNEVEIVRECIPPKEKHIERMNKIIERSKSSKIKPTLLLIFIMNLCCIFAMLVSLDNSSVFLS, encoded by the exons ATGGCGAAGAAAGAAGAGAGTGTGAAGCTTCTAGGGTTTTGGATAAGCCCTTTCAGTCGTAGAGTCGAGATGGCTCTCAAACTCAAAGGCGTTCCTTACGAATACTTGGAGGAAGACCTGCCCAAAAAGACCCCTTTGCTTCTTGAGCTAAACCCGGTTCATAAGAAGGTTCCGGTTCTTGTCCACAATGATAAAATATTATCCGAGTCACATGTGATCCTTGAGTACATCGACCAAACATGGAGTAACAATCCAATTCTACCACAAGATCCTTACGAGAAAGCCATGGCTCGATTCTGGGCCAAGTTCGTTGATGAACAG ATCTTACCAGCAGGGTTCATGCCCTTGGTTAAACCAAAAAAGGGAATAGAAGTTGCTATAGAAGAGACTCGAGAACTAATTATGTTTCTTGAGAAGGAAGTTACTGGAAAAGATTTCTTCGGCGGCGAGACGATTGGATTTTTGGACATGGTCGCAGGAACTATGATCCCGTTTTGTCTGGTTAGGGCTTGGGAATGTATGGGAATTGATATGATTTCAGAGGAGAAGTTTCCAGGACTGAGCAGATGGATCAAGAAGTTGAATGAGGTTGAAATCGTGAGGGAATGTATACCTccaaaagagaaacatattgaGCGCATGAACAAAATTATAGAGAGAAGTAAGTCTTCAAAAATAAAGCCTACACTGTTACTCATTTTTATCATGAACTTATGTTGTATTTTCGCTATGCTTGTATCGTTGGATAACTCATCTGTTTTTCTATCCTAG
- the LOC103864976 gene encoding mitochondrial import inner membrane translocase subunit TIM10, with protein sequence MATPNPFPAGISKEQAFSMAQTEMEYRVELFNKLAQTCFSKCVDKRYKEAELNMGDNSCIDRCVSKYWQVNGMVGQLLSAGKPPM encoded by the exons ATGGCTACTCCCAATCCATTTCCCGCCGGCATTAGCAAGGAACAG GCGTTTAGCATGGCGCAAACGGAGATGGAATATCGAGTGGAACTCTTTAACAA GCTTGCTCAGACATGCTTTAGTAAATGCGTGGATAAAAG GTACAAGGAAGCTGAGTTAAACATGGGTGATAACAGTTGCATTGACCGTTGTGTTTCCAAGTACTGGCAG GTAAATGGAATGGTTGGACAGCTTTTAAGTGCTGGCAAGCCTCCCATGTAA
- the LOC103864994 gene encoding DNA-directed RNA polymerases I and III subunit RPAC2, translating into CSPRVTLAGYSIPHPSLECVNVRVQTTGDPAREVLKDACQELMLMNRHVRSVFHKAVSEFKEEHARLKAEEEELKKQRDLLESMDFESN; encoded by the exons TGCAGTCCGAGAGTAACATTGGCTGGGTACAGTATCCCACATCCTTCCCTTGAATGTGTCAATGTCCGTGTCCAGACAACCG GTGATCCAGCTAGGGAGGTTTTGAAAGATGCATGTCAAGAGCTCATGCTCATGAACAGACATGTGAGGAGTGTCTTTCACAAGGCGGTTTCAGAGTTTAAGGAAGAACATGCACGTTTGaaggctgaagaagaagaacttaAGAAGCAGAGGGATCTACTTGAGTCCATGGACTTTGAAAGCAACTAA